The segment CATAATGAGAACAGGTAGGTAAGAAACGACAACTATTAGGTAAAATTGGCGAAAGAAAAATCTGGTACAAACGTATCAAAAAAACCAATGGCTTACTTAGCAATTTCTTCATACAAAGAAACTAAACGTTCAAGAGACTTAATTATTGCTCCTTCAATTACGTGATAACTGACAGCATAAGAAAGAGTATAGTGAATGTTGACATATAGCAAAAAATTTCTAGTTTGTAGGTTTTTTAAAACAGTGGGAATATTTTTTCTCCATGCTTCTCTTATTCTTCTCTTAATCAAATTTCTTGTTGTTGCAAGAGGAATTCTTTTTTTTGAAAGTGATATGAGAAGCCTATAAGACCCCATTGGAGCTGGCTCTATTAAAAAACGCACTAAGAAAGGATTTTCAAAAAAATGATTGGAATTAACGAACAATGACTGAGCCTTTATCTTACTGATTCGTCGATATTGCTTAGGGAAAGGGAATTTCGATGTTGTCACTTATCTTTTCTCTTTTTATTTAAAGTAGTAAGGTAATTTTCAAG is part of the Bacteroidales bacterium genome and harbors:
- a CDS encoding ribonuclease P protein component; translated protein: MTTSKFPFPKQYRRISKIKAQSLFVNSNHFFENPFLVRFLIEPAPMGSYRLLISLSKKRIPLATTRNLIKRRIREAWRKNIPTVLKNLQTRNFLLYVNIHYTLSYAVSYHVIEGAIIKSLERLVSLYEEIAK